DNA sequence from the Paenibacillus azoreducens genome:
AGCGGGTACCCTTCCAGGTCAAGCGGCGGCTTTTTTTGAGCATGCGGAACACTAGAACCGTGATCTGCGTGTAGAAGAAGTACGTTCCGGCAATTCCCGTCGCTGCGGCGATCGCGAGGTTTTTATCGACCGTATAGTAGCCTGCCGCCAGAAGCAAAATGCCGAACAAGGAAACCCCAATGGACACCCTCGGTTCTTTTTTCGGTTTGCTTGAACCTTTCAGCAGCTCCAGCACGCGGCTTTGATTGATAAAAAACAAGGTAAAGGCCGAGATGACTACAAATAAAAGGATAAACGAGCCTGCCGTCAGCAGGATTGCTTTTGCAGGAAAATATAATCCAAGTTCCTCGATGCCGATCATGCGGGCGCTCAGCGTCAAAAAAAGCTTGGAGAGCAACAGGCCTGCCAGCATCCCGGCGATGATCGAGAGAGCCCCAATCAGCATGTTTTCAACGAAAACCAATCTGCTTATCTGACCTCGAGTCCCCCCAAGTATCGTCAAAATGCCGAATTCTTTATTTCTTGCCTTCAGAAAGATTCCGATCGAGTAAAGCACAAATAAAAATGCAAAAATGTAGATGACATATTCCATGATTCTCATGACCATCTGCACGTTGGACCCCAGCTCGGTCCGGTCGATATCCGGATGGAAAATAAACAGCGCATACGTAAAGAAAACCATGACCATAAAACAGCTGCTTAAAAAATAGGCAAAATACGCGCGTGAATTCCGTTTGACATTGTTAAACGCGAACTGAAGAAAGCTCATGCGCGTTACCTCCCAAATACGAAAGCATGTCGATGATTTTCTGGAAAAAGGTTTGGCGGCTGTCGCCCCGGCGGATTTCACCCGAAAGCTTTCCGTCTTTGATGAACACCACGCGATGGCAATAACTCGCTGCCAGCGGATCATGCGTCACCAGCATCATCGTTACGCCGTCGTCGGCATTCAGCTTTTCCATGGTCTCCATGACCGTCTTCGAGGAAGCCGAATCCAATGCGCCCGTGGGCTCATCCGCAAGTAAAAGCGACGGCTCGGGAATGATGGCGCGCGCGATGGCGGCACGCTGTCTCTGTCCTCCGGATATTTCATACACCCTTTTGTTCAAAATCTCTTGAATGCCAAGCCGGGTCGCGATTTGCTCCAGCTTCGCTTCCATCGTCTGCAGATCCGCCTTATCCAGCGTAAGCGGCAGCACAATATTTTCCGCCACCGTCAGCGTGTCGAGCAGATTGAAATCCTGGAATACGAACCCCAGCTCGCGTCTCCTGAACAGGGACAGTTCTTTTTTCTTCAGAACATGCGGGTTGCTGCCGTTGATCAGCACGGTACCCGAGCTTGGCGTATCAATCGTGGACACCATGTTCAGCAGAGTGGTTTTGCCGCTCCCGGACGGTCCCATCACGCCTACGAACTCTCCTTTTTGAATCGTTAATTCAATATCGGTCAAGGCCCTTGTGATCACTTTGCCCGGATACACTTTGCTGAGGCCGGTTACTTTTAAAATATCACTCATCCTCGTTCTCCTTCCTGTATCTATTAAGTTGAAACGATGGTCATACGGATGAAGGCGGCCCTTTTTTAGAATATCGAACCCTCTTGCCTATTCCTTCTCCTCTTCTTTAGTCAACTTATATAGCTTCTCTATGTATCCCACTTTATAGCATTGGCGCTTTGCTTACTATGGATTCCCCTTAAACCAACCTTAAAGATTTGTAAGGTTCTGTTCGGTATGATGTCATAACTCAGCCAAAATAAAATAACCCCACAAAGAGTATCGGAAAGAAGTAAGGGCGCCTCTCAAAGAGGGGCGCTTTTGCGGAGCAAAAGTACTGAGTGGGGCCTGCGCTTTGATGCTTATTCCTATTACTTTCCGGGGACTTAAATAGAGCGCTATTCGTTATCGAGAGCGCCCTTTTGATCCATATACTTCACTTTTCAAACGTAAACCGAACCGTCGTCCCCTCGCCGGGTTCCGACTCCAACTCGATTTGGTGATCCAGCTTCAAGCATACTTCCCGTACCAGAAACAATCCCATGCCTGTCGATTCGTGATATTGTCTCCCTTGGTTGCCTGTAAAATAAGGCTCGAATACCCGGCCCAAATCCTCTTTGGCAATCCCGATTCCTTCATCCCTGATCTCCAAAACCGTATGCGGTCCCTGCCCATAAGCTATGAAAACAACTTTTCCCCCTTCCTCAATCGAATAATTCACCGCGTTGACGATCACCTGACCAAGAATAAAAGCCAGCCATTTGGCATCGCTTATGATGCTTAGATCGGCAGGAACCCTGATTTCCGGGTAAATCCCCTTGCGGATAAACCACTGACGATTTACCGCAACGGCCTGCTCCACCGCATCCCGCAGCGGAATGCTTTCCACCTTGAAATCCTGTTCAAACTTGTCCAGTCTGGAGGTATATAGTGCCATCTCCAGCCCTTTTCTCAGTCTGTCGATTTCCTCCTGCATTCCATCCGCCGCCTCATCTTCAATGTCCAAATCCTGCAGCGTGAGCTGAAGAACGGAAACCGGAGTTTTCATTTGGTGAACCCAACGGTTGATGAAGGCGGTATGATTATCCAGCTTCTGCCGCGTATCATACAGTTCATTTTTGTACATTTGGAATTGATGGCGGAGCAGATCGGTTACGGCGGCGGCCATCGGCGTTTCTCCCAGGTCGCCCAGCGCTTGGTCCATTTCGGCCAGCGATGATTCAAGCCTCGCATACAATTTTCTTTGACTGTAGTAACGGAAGGCCAGATATAACAGCAGTACGGCAAAGCTCAGTAAAGCGCCGTAAACGACGGTAAACGCGGCATGATCCGGGACCGCAAGCCAATACCACAAGCCGATCAGCATCATCTGTCCCGCGTAAAATAGCAGCAGCGGCAGCTGCTCACGTATGAACAGTCTCATTTTTCAGCATATCCTTCCAGCTTCAGCTTGTAGCCCGCACCGCGAACAGTTTCCACCGGCTCGGCTAATCCTAGCTCGCTCAGCTTCTTTCGGATTCTTGTAATGTATACGTTCAAGGTATTATCATCGATAAAATGCTTGTCCTCCCACATTAAATCCAGCAGGCGCCCACGGCTGACAATGCGGTCGGTCTTTTTCAT
Encoded proteins:
- a CDS encoding ABC transporter ATP-binding protein, with protein sequence MSDILKVTGLSKVYPGKVITRALTDIELTIQKGEFVGVMGPSGSGKTTLLNMVSTIDTPSSGTVLINGSNPHVLKKKELSLFRRRELGFVFQDFNLLDTLTVAENIVLPLTLDKADLQTMEAKLEQIATRLGIQEILNKRVYEISGGQRQRAAIARAIIPEPSLLLADEPTGALDSASSKTVMETMEKLNADDGVTMMLVTHDPLAASYCHRVVFIKDGKLSGEIRRGDSRQTFFQKIIDMLSYLGGNAHELSSVRV
- a CDS encoding sensor histidine kinase, which translates into the protein MRLFIREQLPLLLFYAGQMMLIGLWYWLAVPDHAAFTVVYGALLSFAVLLLYLAFRYYSQRKLYARLESSLAEMDQALGDLGETPMAAAVTDLLRHQFQMYKNELYDTRQKLDNHTAFINRWVHQMKTPVSVLQLTLQDLDIEDEAADGMQEEIDRLRKGLEMALYTSRLDKFEQDFKVESIPLRDAVEQAVAVNRQWFIRKGIYPEIRVPADLSIISDAKWLAFILGQVIVNAVNYSIEEGGKVVFIAYGQGPHTVLEIRDEGIGIAKEDLGRVFEPYFTGNQGRQYHESTGMGLFLVREVCLKLDHQIELESEPGEGTTVRFTFEK